Proteins encoded together in one Gemmobacter sp. 24YEA27 window:
- the lpdA gene encoding dihydrolipoyl dehydrogenase: protein MADFDVIVIGGGPGGYVAAIHAAQLGLKTACVEGRETLGGTCLNIGCIPSKALLNATHQLHEVHENFEKMGLMGANPKVDWERMLRYKDDVVTGNTKGIEFLFKKNKVTWLKGWGSIPAAGQVKVGDEVHSAKNIIIATGSVPSVLPGITIDEQVIVTSTGALALPKIPKSMVVIGAGVIGLEMGSVYARLGAEVTVVEYLDAITPGMDAEVAKSFQKILTKQGFKFVLGAAVQVVERTKKGAKVAWKLKKDDSAGEIEADVVLVATGRKPFTDGLGLEAIGVEILPRGQIKVDDHWQTSVPGIYAIGDAVPGPMLAHKAEDEGMAVAEVIAGKAGHVNYGVIPGVVYSTPEVASVGKTEEQLKEEGRAYKVGKFPFMGNARAKAVFQADGFVKLLADKDTDRILGCHIIGPGAGDLIHEVCVAMEFGASAQDLALTCHAHPTYSEAVREAALACGLGAIHA, encoded by the coding sequence CCCTTGGCGGCACCTGCCTGAATATCGGCTGCATTCCGTCGAAAGCGCTGCTGAATGCCACCCACCAGCTGCACGAGGTTCATGAGAACTTCGAGAAAATGGGCCTGATGGGCGCCAATCCCAAAGTCGACTGGGAACGGATGCTGCGCTACAAGGATGACGTGGTGACCGGGAACACGAAGGGGATCGAATTCCTCTTCAAAAAGAACAAGGTGACCTGGCTGAAGGGCTGGGGCTCGATCCCTGCAGCCGGTCAGGTCAAGGTCGGCGACGAGGTGCATAGCGCGAAAAACATCATCATCGCCACCGGCTCGGTGCCTTCGGTCCTGCCGGGCATCACCATCGACGAACAGGTCATTGTCACCTCGACCGGTGCGCTCGCGCTGCCGAAGATCCCGAAAAGCATGGTCGTGATCGGCGCCGGCGTCATCGGGCTGGAAATGGGCTCGGTCTATGCCCGTCTCGGCGCCGAAGTGACCGTTGTGGAATATCTCGACGCGATCACCCCCGGCATGGATGCCGAGGTGGCGAAGAGCTTCCAGAAGATCCTTACGAAACAAGGGTTCAAATTCGTGCTCGGCGCCGCTGTCCAGGTGGTGGAGCGCACGAAAAAAGGCGCGAAAGTTGCCTGGAAGCTGAAAAAAGACGATTCGGCGGGCGAAATCGAGGCCGATGTCGTCCTCGTCGCCACCGGGCGCAAACCCTTTACCGACGGGCTGGGCCTCGAGGCCATCGGCGTCGAGATCCTGCCGCGCGGCCAGATCAAGGTCGATGACCACTGGCAGACCTCGGTCCCGGGCATCTATGCCATTGGGGACGCGGTTCCCGGCCCGATGCTCGCCCATAAGGCCGAGGATGAGGGTATGGCGGTCGCCGAGGTTATCGCCGGCAAGGCGGGCCATGTGAATTACGGCGTGATCCCCGGCGTGGTCTATTCGACGCCCGAAGTCGCCAGCGTTGGCAAGACCGAAGAGCAGCTGAAAGAGGAAGGCCGCGCTTATAAAGTCGGCAAATTCCCCTTCATGGGCAATGCCCGTGCCAAGGCGGTGTTCCAGGCGGATGGTTTCGTCAAGCTGCTGGCCGATAAAGATACCGACCGCATTCTCGGCTGTCATATCATCGGGCCTGGTGCGGGCGATCTGATCCATGAGGTCTGTGTCGCGATGGAATTTGGCGCCTCGGCGCAGGATCTGGCGCTGACCTGCCACGCCCATCCGACCTATTCCGAAGCAGTGCGCGAAGCGGCGCTGGCCTGCGGTCTTGGCGCGATCCACGCCTGA
- a CDS encoding copper chaperone PCu(A)C — MILGLFRFIDREFHLDPARPFKDKGAGNHVPVLEIPAGETVALERGGYHIMFMGLKQSLKKGEMVPGTLVFERAGRIEVEFSIDEPKEAEDHSGH; from the coding sequence ATGATCCTCGGCCTCTTTCGGTTCATCGATCGAGAATTCCACCTCGATCCGGCCCGCCCGTTCAAAGACAAGGGTGCCGGGAACCATGTGCCGGTGCTGGAAATCCCCGCCGGCGAGACCGTCGCGCTGGAGCGTGGCGGCTATCACATCATGTTCATGGGTCTGAAACAGAGCCTGAAAAAAGGCGAAATGGTTCCCGGCACCCTTGTCTTTGAACGGGCGGGCCGGATCGAGGTGGAATTCTCGATCGATGAACCGAAAGAGGCCGAGGATCATAGCGGTCACTGA